A window of the Rhizobium brockwellii genome harbors these coding sequences:
- a CDS encoding DUF4168 domain-containing protein: MNMINRYTSVATLSTVVFSLLAFSPASAVDMAQAQQQPPAQGQTPMQGQPGGNGATAAVSDQKIEAFAVAYLQVDKVRQEYSAKIGATKDETAKQQLQEEAKKQMVDTVQASPDISVEEYSSILTAAQSDPALAKKVLEKIGTPPPGQEQPQQGQQQPQQ, from the coding sequence ATGAATATGATCAATCGTTACACATCTGTCGCAACATTGAGCACTGTGGTCTTCAGTCTGCTTGCTTTCAGCCCGGCATCCGCTGTCGACATGGCCCAGGCGCAACAGCAGCCGCCGGCGCAAGGCCAGACACCGATGCAGGGACAGCCCGGTGGCAACGGTGCGACAGCAGCCGTCAGCGATCAGAAAATCGAGGCCTTCGCCGTTGCCTATCTGCAGGTCGACAAGGTGAGGCAGGAATATTCGGCCAAGATCGGCGCGACGAAGGACGAGACTGCCAAGCAACAACTGCAGGAGGAAGCCAAGAAGCAGATGGTCGATACCGTCCAAGCTTCTCCCGATATCTCCGTCGAGGAATACTCGTCGATCCTGACGGCTGCGCAAAGCGACCCGGCTCTGGCCAAGAAGGTTCTGGAAAAGATAGGCACGCCGCCGCCGGGCCAGGAGCAGCCGCAGCAGGGGCAGCAGCAGCCGCAGCAATAG
- a CDS encoding ectoine synthase has translation MFVRNLKEVELTERFVDWGNGTSHRLLTKDDGMGFTVCHTVVRANSEALLQYRNHLEACYCIKGEGEVEDMDGNVFPIRAGDIYVLDKHDRHYLRGGKDQDLVLVSIFNPPLTGTERHDLNNKSGSQY, from the coding sequence ATGTTCGTCAGAAATCTGAAGGAGGTGGAGCTCACCGAGCGTTTCGTCGACTGGGGCAACGGCACGAGCCACCGCTTGCTGACTAAAGACGACGGCATGGGTTTTACGGTGTGCCATACCGTCGTTCGCGCCAATAGCGAAGCCCTGCTTCAGTACCGCAATCATCTGGAGGCCTGCTATTGCATCAAGGGCGAGGGCGAAGTGGAGGATATGGACGGCAACGTCTTTCCGATCCGCGCCGGTGATATCTATGTGCTGGACAAGCACGACCGGCATTATTTGCGCGGCGGCAAGGATCAGGATCTCGTTCTCGTCAGCATCTTCAACCCGCCGCTGACGGGCACCGAACGGCACGACCTGAACAACAAGAGCGGGTCGCAATACTGA
- a CDS encoding LysR substrate-binding domain-containing protein, with the protein MQLPPLNALRAFEATARLMSLSKAGDELHVTHAAISHQIKHLETWLGRKLLQKSGRGVALTAAGGEYYRAVSGSLAAIAHATGNMRRDHDMRTVTVGCIPSIASRWLVPALPSFQESDPDLDVRIVYARAEERFDDESLDVLITMGEDLSGGRESRLLFSRRNQPVASRHYLAKRNWTIDDVSLAGADLLHDESVDGWKEWFRKAGQKAPEPLRGPIFQDFNMLATAVIAGHGVALCPVEVFRREIERDDLLVLSDIATAENQGYYVISNSWTKKPVRRFIDWFMTACGSPA; encoded by the coding sequence ATGCAATTGCCGCCGTTGAACGCCCTGCGCGCTTTCGAAGCCACGGCCCGCCTGATGAGCCTTTCGAAAGCGGGCGACGAACTGCACGTTACCCATGCGGCGATCAGCCATCAGATCAAGCATCTGGAGACCTGGCTCGGCCGCAAGCTGTTGCAGAAATCAGGCCGCGGCGTTGCGCTGACCGCAGCCGGCGGCGAATATTACCGCGCCGTGTCAGGATCGCTGGCGGCGATCGCGCATGCGACCGGCAACATGAGGCGCGATCACGACATGCGCACCGTCACCGTCGGCTGCATTCCCTCGATTGCATCGCGCTGGCTCGTCCCGGCCCTGCCCTCCTTCCAGGAGAGTGACCCCGATCTCGACGTCAGGATCGTCTATGCGCGTGCCGAAGAACGCTTCGACGACGAGAGCCTGGACGTGCTGATCACCATGGGCGAGGATCTGAGCGGCGGCAGGGAAAGCCGCCTGCTCTTCTCGCGCCGCAATCAGCCCGTCGCCAGCCGCCATTACCTTGCCAAACGCAACTGGACGATTGACGACGTCTCACTCGCCGGCGCCGATCTGCTGCACGACGAATCCGTCGACGGCTGGAAGGAATGGTTCCGCAAGGCCGGCCAGAAAGCGCCGGAACCGCTTCGAGGCCCGATATTCCAGGATTTCAACATGCTGGCGACGGCCGTGATCGCCGGCCATGGCGTGGCCCTCTGCCCCGTCGAGGTGTTCCGCCGCGAGATCGAGCGCGACGACCTGCTGGTGCTTTCCGACATCGCGACAGCAGAGAACCAGGGCTATTACGTCATATCGAACAGCTGGACGAAAAAGCCGGTGCGCCGCTTTATCGACTGGTTCATGACGGCGTGCGGATCCCCCGCGTGA
- a CDS encoding putative bifunctional diguanylate cyclase/phosphodiesterase: MQKIRAARSALGQTEAKTSSSIDRLLFFDRDFNPVENLLGNELPASVKPAASFWEHFPELDKSAITLALRSLGDSAQPLRISGDLGTPASHGLTIYRIGDLFAVVRSEESIDDERATLLHLATHDPLTGLPNRRQFSEDLTVLLRETAGSNETLSLMQLDLDDFKPVNDTLGHPAGDKLLQLAASRIQECLTRDDRAYRLAGDEFTVISRGPGHPAKGHQLAEALVDAFKKPFTIDGIALFVGASIGISAAPPDGTTPEQLMKASDVALYAAKKDGRGRARPFDPSMLELLEQRELLRRSLRMALVQEQFSVEYQPIAEGGSIVGFEALLRWNHPLLGKIPPTAFIPMAEADGMMPEIGAWVLEQACREAMKWPQNYIVAVNLSAAEFLTSGLTDRVSQTLDLIGLPPDRLELEITESVLLERTVNNIDTLNTLNVLGIRISLDDFGTEYSSLSYLKTFPFDTIKIDKYFITDLESDLKGQAIVRCVVNLAHDLDMQVTAEGVETPGQAEWLRSVGCDRLQGYLISRPLPVQAIAEFINRAETSVSPVLPQ, encoded by the coding sequence ATGCAGAAAATTCGTGCGGCCCGCTCGGCCCTCGGACAAACAGAGGCAAAAACTTCGAGCTCGATCGACCGGCTTTTGTTCTTTGACCGCGATTTCAATCCCGTCGAGAATTTGTTGGGCAATGAGCTGCCTGCTTCTGTCAAACCAGCAGCGTCGTTTTGGGAGCATTTTCCAGAATTGGACAAATCGGCGATTACGCTCGCCCTCCGTTCCTTGGGCGACAGTGCCCAGCCTCTGCGAATATCGGGTGATCTTGGCACGCCAGCGTCGCACGGACTGACGATCTATCGGATCGGAGATCTGTTTGCCGTGGTTCGGTCCGAGGAATCCATCGACGATGAGCGCGCAACCCTTTTGCATCTGGCCACCCACGATCCGCTCACTGGACTGCCGAACCGACGCCAGTTCAGCGAGGACCTCACTGTATTGCTACGGGAGACCGCGGGCTCGAACGAGACCCTGTCCCTGATGCAACTCGATCTTGACGATTTCAAACCTGTTAACGACACGCTTGGGCATCCAGCCGGCGACAAGCTTCTTCAGCTCGCTGCAAGCCGCATCCAAGAGTGCCTTACCAGGGACGACAGAGCCTATCGATTGGCGGGTGACGAATTCACCGTCATATCAAGGGGCCCGGGACATCCCGCCAAAGGCCACCAGTTAGCGGAAGCTTTGGTTGATGCATTCAAAAAGCCCTTCACGATAGATGGCATCGCGCTATTTGTCGGTGCCAGTATCGGCATATCTGCTGCTCCGCCGGACGGTACAACTCCGGAGCAGCTGATGAAGGCGTCCGACGTCGCACTCTACGCCGCGAAGAAGGACGGGCGCGGTCGCGCAAGACCGTTTGATCCGTCAATGCTTGAGTTGCTGGAACAACGCGAACTGCTGCGCCGCAGCCTTCGCATGGCCCTGGTCCAAGAACAATTCTCTGTTGAGTACCAACCCATCGCCGAGGGTGGCAGCATTGTCGGCTTCGAAGCATTGCTCAGATGGAACCACCCTCTACTTGGAAAAATCCCACCAACGGCATTTATTCCGATGGCCGAGGCCGATGGAATGATGCCGGAAATAGGTGCATGGGTTTTGGAGCAGGCATGTCGCGAGGCAATGAAGTGGCCGCAGAACTATATCGTCGCGGTCAATTTGTCCGCGGCTGAATTCTTGACAAGCGGCCTCACTGATCGGGTATCCCAAACGCTAGACTTGATCGGGTTGCCGCCCGACCGTCTAGAGCTTGAGATAACCGAAAGCGTGCTCCTTGAGCGGACCGTCAACAATATCGACACCCTGAATACTCTCAACGTGCTAGGGATACGAATCTCGCTTGATGATTTCGGGACCGAATATTCTTCGCTCAGCTATCTGAAGACATTCCCTTTCGACACGATCAAAATCGACAAATATTTTATCACCGACCTCGAAAGCGATCTGAAAGGCCAGGCAATCGTCCGCTGCGTCGTCAACCTCGCACATGACCTCGACATGCAGGTGACAGCCGAAGGGGTAGAGACGCCAGGTCAGGCGGAATGGTTGCGCAGTGTGGGCTGCGACAGACTTCAAGGCTATTTGATTAGCAGGCCGCTTCCGGTCCAGGCGATTGCCGAGTTCATCAACCGGGCGGAAACATCCGTAAGCCCTGTGCTACCACAGTGA
- a CDS encoding class I SAM-dependent methyltransferase: MSLLPLPFTVHFDPTNQELLLSGKIRPESAAEIADALKLVQQSLEKYSGVVYVNVKRLTHINMTAFAALSDILAASCRIRPERKIIIITSSVVAWSTSLFETLAAAQPNLSVQVYDSAFYPGQSFVEDETFIPILRTQTKMTWRHERELLPRHGLHNGLVIADICCGIGDFAALIQREFKPARLVALDHSVRSLEYARRVAADFDLQGIEYTYGDASQMLLRDNQFDFVTCRHSLQIFNRPEMLLRELYRICKPGGRVYITNEKNSHCLGEPHAETIRWTYEEVAKLFRYFDMDVEMGPKSRHLLADAGFDNIKVDSFMVTNLDGDPQDFADIIEAWENVYAGEMAVRRGDSLDFIRRFRQGFKDHVFAALHPKGYAGWPIWAASGRKPL; encoded by the coding sequence ATGAGCCTGCTTCCCCTACCCTTCACTGTTCATTTTGATCCGACAAATCAGGAGCTGTTGCTGTCTGGCAAGATACGGCCCGAAAGCGCCGCTGAAATCGCCGACGCCCTCAAGCTGGTGCAGCAAAGTTTGGAAAAATACAGCGGGGTCGTTTATGTCAATGTCAAACGTCTGACGCACATCAACATGACTGCCTTCGCGGCCCTCTCCGATATACTCGCGGCAAGTTGCCGGATCAGACCGGAACGGAAGATCATCATCATTACGTCGAGCGTGGTGGCATGGTCGACCTCTTTGTTCGAGACGCTGGCGGCAGCACAACCAAACCTGTCGGTTCAAGTCTACGATTCGGCATTTTATCCAGGCCAGAGCTTTGTCGAGGATGAGACTTTCATCCCCATTCTGCGCACCCAGACGAAAATGACATGGAGGCACGAACGTGAACTGTTGCCTCGCCACGGCCTGCACAACGGTCTTGTCATCGCCGATATCTGTTGCGGAATTGGTGATTTCGCGGCCTTGATACAGAGGGAATTTAAACCGGCACGCCTTGTCGCGCTGGATCATTCCGTGCGCAGCCTCGAATATGCTCGCAGGGTCGCTGCCGACTTCGATCTCCAGGGAATCGAGTACACCTACGGTGACGCCTCCCAAATGCTGCTGCGAGACAATCAATTTGACTTTGTGACCTGCCGACATTCGCTGCAGATCTTCAACCGTCCCGAGATGCTGCTGCGGGAGCTCTACCGCATCTGCAAGCCTGGCGGCCGTGTCTACATCACGAACGAAAAAAATTCACATTGTCTGGGCGAACCACATGCTGAAACAATAAGATGGACTTACGAGGAAGTCGCCAAACTGTTCAGGTACTTCGACATGGATGTCGAGATGGGGCCGAAAAGCCGCCATCTCCTCGCCGACGCGGGTTTCGATAACATCAAGGTCGATTCCTTTATGGTCACGAACCTGGACGGGGATCCCCAAGACTTCGCAGACATCATCGAAGCTTGGGAAAATGTCTACGCAGGTGAGATGGCCGTTCGAAGGGGCGACTCATTGGATTTCATTCGCAGGTTCCGGCAGGGTTTCAAAGATCATGTCTTTGCTGCTCTTCACCCCAAGGGCTATGCAGGCTGGCCGATCTGGGCAGCTTCCGGCCGAAAGCCGCTATGA
- a CDS encoding SpoIIE family protein phosphatase, producing MMDKSSSKRPARLGSFRAKFILVVGGAVLFDLLVSGGLALWNVQRLSRDATLEVGQGLEAASQEYIRTYADSTAAQVSLLLRQVHNDVGTLAGVLQAQIDDPERNSDVGAAIARTSPGSVSLSYDQKANWSQNAPGSASVVSVWGYLLGQDHQPRPDVQSDIQTSAVLDLVAPSLLQRGASKLQMYYIGSKERPIFRTAPYTDQAQTFDRLYPGHNEANFWDFFFPGLYESWQGWAKDMKTRPVADDITQTAPYTDAITGKLIVSFFHPLWTADRKDVAGTAGADITLDQLAQTVENVKVAQSGFGFLAMSDGNVVAINSTGEKTLGLRSASDASGTGVTGLERSLKGSSQPAIAKLALDREQGIQRLLLQQEGNQVPYIFIVKKLPATNLWLSGPVRQEAMSLGVVVPEREIEASLYAAQAKISEATNRIVLYQILAILMSLLIVTIAVFAASKRITGGISALADAAKRIQAKDYSVRVAISSKDEVGEAGEAFNRMAEQISYHTENLEQLVEERTAQIEDAKEEISTLNAQLQRENRRLGTELAVAERIQLMVLPLHQELEEFQALEIAAYMRPAEEVGGDYYDVLKSGNRLKIGIGDVTGHGLESGVLMLMVQSVARALQEAGNTDAVKFLTDLNSALFKNIVRTKIDKHLTLAFLDYDGKEMILSGQHEEVVVVRANGEVERIDTMDLGIPIGLEADISAFIKTREIAFETGDLILLHTDGITEAENDAGELFGIERLCREALRLKDQSAEKVVAGIIATLMLFIGSQKIYDDITLLAVRHR from the coding sequence ATGATGGACAAGAGCTCGTCGAAGAGACCGGCAAGACTAGGCTCATTTCGGGCGAAATTCATCTTGGTCGTCGGTGGAGCTGTCCTCTTTGATCTGTTGGTCAGCGGTGGACTGGCGCTTTGGAACGTTCAGAGGCTATCGCGCGACGCAACCCTGGAAGTCGGACAGGGCCTTGAAGCGGCAAGCCAGGAATATATCCGCACATATGCCGATTCCACCGCAGCCCAGGTGAGTTTGCTCCTGCGGCAAGTTCATAACGACGTCGGCACCTTGGCAGGTGTGCTCCAGGCGCAGATCGATGATCCCGAGCGTAATTCCGACGTCGGCGCGGCAATAGCACGCACATCGCCTGGCAGCGTCAGCCTGTCCTACGATCAGAAGGCGAACTGGTCTCAGAACGCTCCGGGCTCTGCCTCGGTTGTGAGCGTCTGGGGTTACTTGCTCGGACAAGACCATCAGCCAAGGCCCGACGTCCAGAGCGATATCCAGACGAGCGCGGTTCTAGACCTCGTTGCCCCGAGCCTGCTGCAGCGCGGTGCTTCAAAGCTGCAGATGTATTACATCGGATCGAAAGAACGACCAATCTTCAGGACAGCGCCCTATACCGACCAGGCTCAGACCTTCGACCGCCTTTATCCGGGTCATAACGAGGCCAATTTCTGGGACTTCTTTTTTCCTGGACTTTATGAGTCCTGGCAGGGCTGGGCCAAGGATATGAAAACGCGGCCGGTTGCGGACGATATAACCCAGACAGCTCCCTATACCGATGCCATTACCGGAAAATTGATCGTCAGTTTCTTTCATCCATTGTGGACAGCCGACAGGAAGGATGTCGCCGGGACGGCTGGCGCGGACATTACACTCGACCAGCTCGCGCAGACTGTTGAAAACGTGAAAGTGGCCCAGTCGGGCTTTGGATTCCTCGCAATGTCCGACGGAAACGTCGTGGCGATCAACAGCACAGGCGAAAAAACGCTCGGTTTGCGTTCTGCGAGCGATGCGAGCGGGACCGGAGTGACCGGACTGGAGCGCTCCTTGAAGGGAAGCTCCCAGCCTGCGATAGCAAAACTGGCCCTTGACCGTGAACAGGGCATCCAACGTTTGTTATTGCAGCAGGAAGGCAACCAGGTCCCGTACATCTTTATCGTGAAGAAACTCCCCGCGACCAATCTCTGGCTCAGCGGCCCGGTTCGGCAAGAGGCGATGTCTCTTGGAGTGGTTGTGCCTGAACGGGAAATCGAGGCCTCCCTCTATGCGGCCCAGGCCAAGATTTCAGAAGCTACCAATCGGATCGTGCTCTACCAAATTCTGGCGATCTTAATGTCGCTGCTTATTGTGACGATCGCGGTATTTGCGGCTTCGAAACGAATAACGGGCGGAATCAGTGCACTTGCAGATGCCGCCAAACGGATACAAGCGAAGGATTATTCGGTCAGGGTGGCCATATCAAGCAAAGATGAGGTCGGCGAGGCTGGGGAAGCATTCAACCGGATGGCTGAGCAGATCAGCTATCACACCGAAAATCTCGAGCAGCTCGTCGAAGAGCGAACCGCTCAAATCGAAGATGCAAAGGAAGAGATTTCGACGCTTAATGCACAGCTCCAGCGAGAAAATCGACGTCTCGGCACAGAGTTGGCCGTCGCCGAGAGGATCCAGCTCATGGTTCTTCCGCTGCACCAGGAACTTGAGGAATTTCAGGCCCTTGAGATCGCAGCCTATATGAGGCCTGCAGAGGAAGTCGGCGGCGATTATTACGACGTATTGAAGAGCGGAAATCGGTTGAAGATTGGCATCGGCGACGTCACCGGACACGGGCTCGAAAGCGGCGTGCTGATGTTGATGGTTCAGTCCGTCGCCCGCGCCCTGCAGGAAGCAGGAAACACCGATGCCGTCAAATTTCTCACAGACCTGAACAGCGCCCTGTTTAAAAATATCGTGAGAACTAAAATCGACAAGCATCTCACTCTGGCGTTTCTTGACTACGACGGAAAAGAGATGATCCTGTCGGGACAACACGAGGAAGTTGTCGTCGTGCGGGCAAACGGCGAGGTCGAGCGCATAGACACCATGGATCTGGGCATACCGATCGGGCTGGAAGCCGATATTTCTGCGTTCATCAAAACCCGTGAAATAGCGTTCGAGACGGGGGACCTCATACTCCTGCATACGGACGGCATAACAGAAGCCGAAAATGACGCTGGAGAACTCTTTGGCATCGAACGTCTGTGCCGCGAAGCACTGCGCTTGAAGGATCAGAGCGCTGAGAAAGTCGTTGCCGGAATTATAGCGACATTAATGCTCTTCATCGGATCGCAGAAGATCTACGACGACATCACGCTTCTCGCAGTGCGACATAGGTGA
- a CDS encoding slr1658 superfamily regulator, with protein sequence MTPTVYGIDSLAGISLDSCTRLTLSDGPLQLGWKHSGMTSDFIAEVMALPYSRSRKDYVQAHHDIGYLSNELIENAVKFRQPGEILIEAGIFDGTFLIRVKNTVDGVTSSRFQQLLHRLQSRDPGELLLEQIETNAISAESGSGLGLLTLLSDYDAKMAWAFEENNDQRVILTTTAAVAMPPSSNL encoded by the coding sequence ATGACGCCCACGGTATATGGTATCGACTCTCTGGCAGGCATAAGCTTGGATTCGTGCACTCGCCTCACGTTAAGCGATGGACCGCTTCAGCTTGGATGGAAGCACTCCGGAATGACCTCAGACTTTATAGCGGAAGTCATGGCTCTGCCCTATTCACGGTCACGGAAAGACTATGTACAGGCCCATCATGACATCGGATATCTCAGCAATGAGCTGATCGAAAATGCCGTTAAGTTTCGACAGCCTGGGGAGATCCTCATTGAAGCCGGCATATTCGACGGTACTTTTTTAATCAGGGTGAAGAACACGGTCGATGGCGTGACATCCTCTCGCTTTCAGCAACTGCTGCATCGCCTTCAATCGAGGGACCCCGGGGAACTTCTTCTTGAGCAAATCGAAACCAATGCCATATCGGCAGAAAGCGGTTCGGGCTTGGGGTTGCTGACCCTTCTGAGCGATTACGATGCAAAAATGGCATGGGCATTCGAAGAGAATAATGACCAGCGTGTCATACTGACGACGACTGCAGCCGTGGCGATGCCGCCCTCCTCCAATCTGTGA
- a CDS encoding slr1659 superfamily regulator — translation MEISDENFRVWAEKNEVYFDGVFRLAGPDAYAPIYSLVFGLLHEGHKQVTFNLTGLEFLNSSGINLLAKLTIEARKMGDLLLVVKGTNQYPWQAKSLPNLKKLHPLLDLRLA, via the coding sequence ATGGAAATCAGCGACGAAAACTTCCGCGTATGGGCTGAGAAAAACGAGGTCTATTTCGATGGCGTATTCAGGCTGGCGGGACCGGACGCCTATGCGCCGATTTACTCATTGGTATTCGGCCTGCTCCATGAGGGGCACAAACAGGTGACGTTCAACCTGACGGGTCTCGAATTCCTCAATTCCTCTGGCATAAATCTCTTGGCTAAGCTGACTATTGAAGCCAGAAAAATGGGCGACCTCCTGCTCGTTGTCAAAGGCACCAATCAATATCCTTGGCAAGCGAAGTCCCTCCCGAATCTGAAGAAGCTACACCCGCTTCTCGATTTGCGCTTGGCGTGA
- a CDS encoding Lrp/AsnC family transcriptional regulator, with protein MTIAKYAPDDLDRRIIAHLRADGRASLSKLSDALGVARGTVQNRLDRLMETGTLLGFTVRVREDYDVNAVRAVMMVEVVGKSTTQVIRKLRGLTEISALHTTNGNWDLVADIRAASLADFDRVLREVRMIDGVANSETSLLLSSV; from the coding sequence ATGACCATCGCGAAATACGCACCCGACGATCTGGATCGCCGGATTATCGCTCACCTCCGCGCCGATGGGCGCGCTTCCTTGAGCAAGCTTTCCGATGCACTCGGTGTCGCACGCGGCACAGTTCAGAACCGCCTGGATCGCCTGATGGAGACGGGTACGCTGCTCGGCTTCACCGTCCGGGTGCGGGAGGACTACGACGTCAACGCCGTGCGTGCCGTGATGATGGTCGAGGTTGTCGGCAAATCGACGACTCAGGTCATACGAAAGCTCCGTGGCCTGACGGAAATTTCAGCGCTGCACACGACCAACGGCAACTGGGACCTTGTCGCCGATATCCGGGCCGCAAGCCTTGCCGACTTCGACCGGGTTCTACGCGAGGTGCGCATGATCGACGGTGTCGCAAACAGCGAGACCAGTCTCCTCCTCAGCAGCGTCTGA
- a CDS encoding ornithine cyclodeaminase: MSSPLPSEKALVPFVSVENMMRLVHHIGIETVLTELTDVIEADFRRWGSFDKTPRVASHSGEGVIELMPTSDGEIYSFKYVNGHPKNMAQGLQTVTAFGLLAEVSTGYPVLLTEMTLLTALRTAATSAMAARHLAPRGARTMAMIGNGAQAEFQALAMKAVCGIDHIRLYDIDPLATEKMVRNLAGTGLTVTACNSSQSAIENADIITTCTADKQYATILTDNMVGSGVHINAIGGDCPGKTELHRDILLRADTFVEYPPQTRIEGEIQQMDADYPVTELWQVVTGQATGRRDASQITLFDSVGFAIEDFSALRYVRDRLRETGLYQDLDIIADPDDPRDLFGMLQRARQA; this comes from the coding sequence ATGTCGTCGCCCCTTCCATCGGAAAAAGCTCTCGTACCCTTCGTCAGCGTCGAGAACATGATGCGTCTTGTCCACCACATCGGCATCGAAACCGTATTGACCGAACTTACCGACGTCATCGAGGCAGATTTCCGCCGCTGGGGATCGTTCGACAAAACCCCGCGCGTCGCCTCTCACTCCGGCGAAGGTGTGATCGAGCTGATGCCGACCTCGGACGGCGAAATCTACAGCTTCAAATATGTGAATGGCCATCCGAAGAACATGGCGCAAGGCCTGCAGACCGTGACCGCTTTCGGCCTCCTGGCGGAAGTTTCGACCGGCTATCCGGTGCTGCTCACCGAAATGACCTTGCTGACGGCGCTGAGAACCGCCGCAACTTCAGCCATGGCCGCGCGGCACCTCGCACCCAGGGGTGCCCGCACCATGGCCATGATCGGCAATGGCGCCCAGGCGGAATTCCAGGCGCTTGCCATGAAAGCCGTCTGCGGCATCGATCACATCCGGCTCTACGACATCGATCCGCTGGCAACGGAAAAGATGGTCCGAAACCTTGCAGGCACGGGGCTGACGGTGACCGCCTGCAACTCGTCCCAATCGGCTATCGAAAATGCCGATATCATTACGACCTGCACCGCCGACAAGCAGTACGCGACGATCCTGACCGACAACATGGTTGGCTCCGGCGTCCACATCAATGCCATCGGCGGCGACTGCCCGGGCAAGACCGAGCTGCACCGCGACATCCTGTTGCGCGCCGACACCTTTGTCGAATATCCGCCACAGACCCGCATCGAGGGCGAGATCCAGCAGATGGATGCCGACTATCCCGTCACCGAACTCTGGCAGGTTGTAACGGGACAGGCGACCGGTCGCCGCGATGCCAGTCAAATCACCCTGTTCGACAGCGTCGGTTTCGCGATCGAGGATTTTTCCGCTCTTCGTTATGTCCGTGACAGGCTCAGGGAGACCGGGCTTTACCAGGACCTCGATATCATCGCCGATCCGGACGATCCGCGCGACCTGTTCGGCATGTTGCAGCGAGCAAGGCAGGCATAG
- the ctlX gene encoding citrulline utilization hydrolase CtlX has product MMPRHVTYSVQAPSAVVMVRPHHFTVNTETAIDNLFQTSPDTTEDLSLAAYDEITRAADVLRSHGVNVHLFDDTGTETPDSVFPNNWFSTHAGGHVAIYPMKAVSRRRERRSDVIEMLKSQYRVQEVIDYSGLEPDGLFLEGTGAMVLDHIDRVAYAVRSDRTDPIALERFSTHFNFEPMVFDARDGNGVAVYHTNVLMCIATDFAMIGLEMMTDAARRREVVLRLERSGRGVIALTNDQIASFAGNALELQGKAGRILALSTTAFASLSRDQRDTIEESAELVALDIPTIERAGGSVRCTLAGVHLTRR; this is encoded by the coding sequence ATGATGCCAAGACACGTCACATATTCCGTCCAGGCGCCCTCTGCAGTCGTCATGGTCCGGCCGCACCACTTCACCGTGAATACCGAAACCGCCATCGACAACCTGTTCCAGACCAGCCCGGATACGACGGAAGACCTTTCACTGGCGGCCTATGACGAAATCACCCGGGCGGCCGATGTGCTCAGAAGCCATGGCGTGAACGTGCATCTTTTCGACGACACGGGTACCGAGACACCGGATTCGGTCTTTCCCAACAACTGGTTTTCCACCCATGCCGGCGGTCACGTGGCGATCTATCCGATGAAGGCCGTCAGTCGCCGGCGCGAGCGGCGCAGCGACGTCATCGAAATGCTGAAGAGCCAGTATCGGGTGCAGGAGGTGATCGACTATTCCGGCCTCGAGCCGGACGGACTGTTTCTCGAGGGCACCGGCGCCATGGTTCTCGATCACATCGATCGGGTGGCCTATGCCGTCCGCTCCGACCGCACCGATCCGATCGCGCTGGAACGCTTCTCGACCCACTTCAACTTCGAGCCGATGGTATTCGACGCGCGGGATGGAAACGGCGTCGCCGTTTATCACACCAATGTCCTGATGTGCATCGCCACCGACTTCGCCATGATCGGATTGGAGATGATGACCGATGCAGCAAGACGGCGGGAGGTCGTTCTAAGACTGGAGCGCTCCGGCCGCGGCGTCATCGCACTCACCAACGATCAGATCGCCTCCTTCGCCGGCAACGCTCTCGAACTCCAGGGAAAGGCGGGGCGTATCCTTGCGCTCTCGACGACGGCGTTTGCGTCCCTAAGCCGGGATCAACGCGACACGATCGAAGAAAGCGCCGAACTGGTCGCGCTTGATATCCCGACGATCGAACGCGCCGGTGGATCGGTCCGCTGCACGCTCGCAGGCGTCCATCTGACGCGACGATGA